From Acidipropionibacterium acidipropionici, one genomic window encodes:
- a CDS encoding GNAT family N-acetyltransferase, translating into MVDLHHDLKVRWNRSATAVNGDRTGEFVLTVADSEAAGIALEQVEPGVVKLPAAYVHPRFGSGMRSALVKATLDLLRDDGYRVIPVSPYVTSWIQDHPGYADLVK; encoded by the coding sequence ATGGTTGACCTCCACCACGATCTGAAGGTCCGGTGGAATCGCTCGGCGACGGCCGTCAACGGCGACCGCACGGGCGAGTTCGTGCTCACAGTGGCCGATTCTGAGGCCGCCGGAATCGCCCTGGAACAGGTCGAGCCCGGGGTCGTGAAACTGCCGGCCGCCTATGTGCACCCCCGGTTCGGATCGGGAATGCGCTCGGCACTGGTCAAGGCCACCCTGGACCTGCTGCGCGACGACGGTTACCGGGTGATCCCGGTCTCGCCCTATGTGACGTCCTGGATCCAGGACCATCCCGGCTACGCCGACCTGGTGAAGTAG
- a CDS encoding threonine/serine exporter family protein, whose protein sequence is MAAAQAREVFDLIMRVTVVAVSVGASSAEAIAMGLRIADAYGINVHIDITNSSVIVTQHRSLDDDPITALRVVRTRTADYQRLGRLEQLVADVSARRIEPAPARERLNDLMTAPRLYKKWFVTVNMGVMGAAMAALYGASVLDVVIAFAAICLVDIAVQGLARRRVASFFVQAVGGAIPTAVALVLMLLRTATGMRLDLSPSLVVAAGMISLLAGTGAVAAAQDALDGYYVTSAGRFLEVLLQTGGIIFGVMTTLWIGLKLGVPGYISPQLVWTSAPWVQIVASVIASIAFGATAHSGPRTLGVCGILGGLGWSEYLVGMWLTDSMVIASGIGAVAIGLVSAAAAKRWRVPQVALVTISVVPLMPGMMLYRGLYMTMAGQLGIPAPGTGVTVLAQSLLIGVALAAGSSLGALAARPFAIPSDHRTRRAVMASWFRGSAVPRDWVPRRHRRRTPRPVPTAEPDGPEATASVPAPQHRTGGGDERPHGEAREGRDAQCQSDQVSPGDREGH, encoded by the coding sequence ATGGCCGCCGCCCAGGCCCGGGAGGTCTTCGACCTCATCATGCGGGTAACGGTGGTGGCGGTCTCGGTGGGCGCCTCCTCGGCGGAGGCCATCGCGATGGGGCTGCGGATCGCCGACGCCTACGGCATCAACGTCCACATCGACATCACCAACAGCTCGGTGATCGTCACCCAGCACCGCTCCCTGGACGACGACCCCATCACCGCGCTGCGGGTGGTCCGCACCCGCACAGCCGACTATCAGCGACTCGGACGCCTCGAGCAGCTGGTCGCCGACGTCAGCGCCCGGCGGATCGAGCCGGCCCCGGCCCGCGAGCGCCTCAATGACCTGATGACGGCCCCCAGGCTGTACAAGAAGTGGTTCGTCACGGTGAACATGGGCGTGATGGGGGCCGCGATGGCCGCCCTCTACGGCGCCTCGGTGCTCGACGTCGTCATCGCCTTCGCGGCCATCTGCCTGGTCGACATCGCCGTCCAGGGGCTGGCCCGGCGCCGGGTCGCCAGCTTCTTCGTGCAGGCCGTCGGCGGGGCGATCCCGACCGCCGTGGCGCTGGTTCTGATGCTGCTGCGCACGGCGACCGGCATGAGGCTGGACCTCTCCCCCTCGCTGGTGGTCGCCGCCGGGATGATCTCCCTGCTGGCCGGCACCGGCGCGGTGGCCGCCGCCCAGGACGCCCTGGACGGCTACTACGTCACGAGCGCGGGACGTTTCCTCGAGGTGCTCTTGCAGACCGGCGGCATCATCTTCGGGGTCATGACCACCCTGTGGATCGGCCTGAAACTCGGCGTCCCCGGCTACATCTCCCCCCAGCTGGTGTGGACCAGTGCACCGTGGGTGCAGATCGTCGCCTCCGTGATCGCCTCGATCGCCTTCGGGGCCACCGCCCACTCCGGGCCGCGGACCCTGGGGGTCTGCGGGATCCTCGGTGGGCTCGGATGGAGCGAGTACCTGGTCGGCATGTGGCTCACCGACTCGATGGTCATCGCCTCGGGGATCGGGGCCGTGGCCATCGGCCTGGTCTCGGCGGCGGCCGCGAAACGGTGGCGGGTGCCGCAGGTGGCCCTGGTGACCATCTCCGTCGTCCCCCTGATGCCCGGCATGATGCTCTACCGCGGCCTGTACATGACGATGGCCGGTCAGCTCGGCATCCCCGCCCCGGGCACCGGCGTGACGGTCCTGGCCCAGTCCCTGCTCATCGGCGTGGCCCTGGCGGCCGGATCGAGCCTGGGAGCGCTGGCCGCCCGGCCCTTCGCGATCCCGTCGGATCACCGCACCCGCCGGGCGGTGATGGCGTCCTGGTTCCGCGGATCGGCGGTGCCCCGCGACTGGGTGCCTCGTCGGCACCGTCGCCGGACCCCTCGGCCGGTCCCCACGGCTGAGCCGGACGGACCCGAGGCGACGGCGTCAGTCCCGGCGCCTCAGCATCGGACGGGCGGCGGGGACGAGCGCCCGCACGGCGAGGCCCGTGAGGGCCGGGACGCCCAGTGCCAGAGCGACCAGGTATCCCCAGGGGATCGCGAGGGTCATTGA
- a CDS encoding ABC transporter ATP-binding protein codes for MTAPVRAADRPEAPAGRTVLSLDHVSRTFEAGSQPVHALSDVCIGVDPGAFISVMGPSGSGKSTLLALAGGLDQPTAGAVSVCGQPLAGLSRDDLARIRRRQLGFVFQDFNLVSTLTALENVALPLELDGVGARQARTVAEEALDRVGLPELGDRFIEEMSGGQQQRVAIGRAIVGDRRLLLADEPTGALDSATGDEIMALIRKLADEGVAVVLVTHEARHAAWADRVVFLRDGRLVDESESESDPMSLLAEGPRRGSW; via the coding sequence ATGACCGCCCCGGTGAGGGCCGCCGACCGGCCCGAGGCCCCGGCGGGGCGCACTGTCCTGTCCCTGGACCACGTGAGCCGCACCTTCGAGGCCGGGTCCCAGCCCGTCCACGCCCTGAGCGATGTCTGCATCGGCGTCGACCCCGGGGCCTTCATCTCGGTGATGGGGCCCTCCGGGTCGGGCAAATCCACCCTGCTGGCGCTGGCCGGCGGCCTCGACCAGCCGACCGCCGGAGCGGTGTCGGTGTGCGGGCAGCCCCTGGCCGGCCTGTCCCGGGACGACTTGGCGAGGATCAGACGCCGTCAGCTCGGCTTCGTCTTCCAGGACTTCAATCTCGTCTCGACCCTCACCGCCCTGGAGAATGTCGCCCTTCCCCTGGAACTGGACGGGGTGGGGGCCCGCCAGGCCAGGACGGTAGCCGAGGAGGCCCTGGACCGGGTGGGGCTGCCCGAACTGGGAGACCGCTTCATCGAGGAGATGTCCGGAGGTCAGCAGCAGCGGGTCGCGATCGGGCGGGCCATCGTCGGCGACCGGCGCCTGCTGTTGGCCGACGAGCCCACCGGGGCGCTCGACTCGGCCACCGGAGACGAGATCATGGCGCTCATCCGGAAACTGGCCGACGAGGGCGTCGCCGTGGTGCTGGTCACCCATGAGGCCCGCCACGCCGCATGGGCCGACCGCGTCGTCTTCCTGCGCGACGGCAGGCTCGTCGACGAGTCCGAGTCCGAGTCCGACCCGATGAGCCTGCTGGCCGAGGGTCCGCGCCGGGGGAGCTGGTGA
- a CDS encoding PadR family transcriptional regulator translates to MSIRFAILALLDERASYGYEIKAEFDRRTNRTWPLNIGQVYTTLDRLERDQLVSRGSENAEGRVMYEITPGGSRAVSDWFASVIPDYPQRDELAIKIAMAATRPGCDVGAIIQNQRRESMRALQNHHQALRGIDEEDLAGELVIQSLIYSSEAQIRWLDHCETAALRASRSASRGAGGPGGAGTPRATGADAAAPAGKRATRITRDAR, encoded by the coding sequence ATGTCCATCAGATTCGCGATCCTGGCCCTGCTCGATGAGCGGGCGAGCTACGGATATGAGATCAAGGCGGAGTTCGACCGTCGGACGAACCGGACGTGGCCGCTCAATATCGGGCAGGTCTACACGACTCTCGACCGCCTCGAGCGCGACCAGCTGGTTTCGCGGGGCTCTGAGAACGCCGAGGGCCGGGTCATGTACGAGATCACCCCGGGAGGGTCCCGGGCGGTCTCCGACTGGTTCGCCTCGGTGATACCGGACTATCCCCAGCGCGACGAGCTGGCCATCAAGATCGCCATGGCCGCGACCCGGCCCGGCTGCGACGTCGGGGCGATCATCCAGAATCAGCGTCGCGAGTCGATGAGAGCCCTGCAGAACCACCATCAGGCGCTGCGCGGCATCGACGAGGAGGACCTCGCCGGCGAGCTGGTGATCCAGAGCCTCATCTACTCCTCCGAGGCACAGATCCGCTGGCTCGACCACTGCGAGACCGCCGCGCTGCGCGCCTCCCGCAGCGCATCCCGGGGCGCCGGGGGACCTGGGGGCGCTGGAACACCGCGGGCAACCGGTGCCGACGCGGCCGCACCGGCAGGGAAGCGGGCCACCAGGATCACCAGGGACGCGCGATGA
- the ileS gene encoding isoleucine--tRNA ligase — protein sequence MSDATSAQQSPGTSSPGTYNSVPPQIDLPAMEHEIIDLWHENHTFEKSLEQTADGQPWTFFEGPPTANGQPGTHHIEARVFKDVFPRFKSMQGYRVDRKAGWDCHGLPVELAVERELGFSGKPDIEKYGVEPFNAKCRESVTRHVDAFSELTERMGYWVNMDEAYWTMHPQYVESVWWGLKQVFNKGLLGEDYRVAPYCPRCGTTLSDHELAQGYQDDRDPSIYVQFPITSGPLAGRAKLLVWTTTPWTLVSNTAVAVHPDVTYVVAHRNPAPQTDADSETTAEADPGEDLVIAEPLFDAVLGEEWSRTGESFQGTEMEFWTYERPYDWVKWPATEHRTLDGRETPADANFVILADYVTVEDGTGLVHQAPAFGADDFATCRAYGLPMVNPVRPDGTFEADIPMVGGVFFKTADKPLCEDLEKRGILWRLEMHWHSYPHCWRCDTPLIYYAQPSWYIRTTQIKDQLLAQNEATTWYPETIKHGRYGDWLENNIDWAVSRTRYWGTPLPLWRNDDDRDDVICVGSLKELSQYVGRDLSGLDPHRPFIDEITFERNGHIYHRVPEVADAWLDSGSMPFAQWGYPHVPGSEEKFLAHYPADFICEAIDQTRGWFYTLMAVGTLVFDQSSYKNVLCLGHILAADGRKMSKHLGNILLPIPLMDKHGADAVRWFMAADGSPWSARRVGDDTIQETVRKILLTYWNTVSFHALYARANDWSPAAATAGEGDCAQTGAPRGLGGVVPPALEDRHVLDRWLTSATNVLVRDVTASLNDFNTQHAGALIQEFIDELSNWYVRRSRRRFWDGDPSALWTLHETLNVLTRLMAPMVPFITERVWQDLFVPTDPNAPESVHLASWPVADESVIDEDLDHAMDLARRVVELGRGARAEAKMKVRQPLSRALIAGSALAKLDEPLQAEIRAELNIGALEAFGSSGDLVDHSAKGNFRSLGKRFGKATPKVAAAVAACDASMLATELAAGHEVTLDVPEAEGGKATIGADDVIISERPREGWSVVNEQGETVALDLEITPELARAGLAREAVRFIQDTRKHVGLEVSDRISLTWHADGDLAEAIRDHAGEIADEVLATSMGEGTPDDAWATEPDLGLSISVVKA from the coding sequence ATGAGCGACGCCACCAGCGCACAGCAGAGCCCGGGCACATCGAGCCCGGGTACCTACAACTCGGTCCCGCCGCAGATCGATCTGCCGGCGATGGAGCACGAGATCATCGACCTGTGGCATGAGAACCACACCTTCGAGAAGTCCCTGGAGCAGACCGCGGACGGCCAGCCCTGGACCTTCTTCGAGGGCCCGCCGACCGCCAACGGCCAGCCCGGTACCCACCACATCGAGGCCCGTGTCTTCAAGGACGTCTTCCCCCGGTTCAAGTCCATGCAGGGCTACCGCGTCGACCGCAAGGCGGGATGGGACTGCCACGGCCTGCCCGTCGAGCTGGCCGTCGAGCGGGAGCTCGGATTCTCCGGCAAGCCCGACATCGAGAAGTACGGCGTCGAGCCCTTCAATGCCAAGTGCCGCGAGTCGGTGACCCGCCACGTCGACGCCTTCTCCGAGCTCACCGAGCGGATGGGCTACTGGGTCAACATGGACGAGGCCTACTGGACGATGCACCCCCAGTACGTCGAGTCGGTGTGGTGGGGCCTCAAGCAGGTCTTCAACAAGGGCCTGCTCGGCGAGGACTACCGCGTCGCCCCCTACTGCCCGCGCTGCGGCACCACCCTGTCCGACCACGAGCTCGCCCAGGGCTACCAGGACGACCGCGACCCCTCGATCTACGTGCAGTTCCCGATCACCTCGGGCCCGCTGGCCGGTCGGGCGAAGCTGCTGGTGTGGACCACCACCCCGTGGACCCTGGTCTCCAACACCGCGGTGGCCGTCCACCCCGACGTCACCTACGTCGTCGCCCACCGCAACCCGGCCCCCCAGACCGACGCCGACTCCGAGACGACCGCCGAGGCCGATCCGGGGGAGGATCTGGTCATCGCCGAGCCCCTCTTCGACGCCGTGCTGGGCGAGGAGTGGTCGCGCACCGGCGAGTCCTTCCAGGGCACCGAGATGGAGTTCTGGACCTACGAGCGCCCCTACGACTGGGTGAAGTGGCCGGCCACCGAGCACCGCACCCTCGACGGTCGCGAAACCCCGGCCGACGCCAACTTCGTCATCCTCGCCGACTACGTCACCGTCGAGGACGGCACCGGCCTGGTGCACCAGGCCCCTGCCTTCGGCGCCGACGACTTCGCGACCTGCCGCGCCTACGGGCTGCCGATGGTCAACCCGGTGCGTCCCGACGGCACCTTCGAGGCCGACATCCCGATGGTCGGAGGGGTCTTCTTCAAGACCGCCGACAAGCCCCTGTGCGAGGACCTCGAGAAGCGCGGGATCCTGTGGCGCCTGGAGATGCACTGGCACTCCTACCCGCACTGCTGGCGCTGCGACACCCCGCTCATCTACTACGCCCAGCCCTCCTGGTACATCCGCACCACGCAGATCAAGGATCAGCTGCTGGCCCAGAACGAGGCCACCACCTGGTACCCCGAGACCATCAAGCACGGCCGCTACGGCGACTGGCTGGAGAATAACATCGACTGGGCGGTCTCGCGCACCCGGTACTGGGGCACCCCGCTGCCGCTGTGGCGCAATGACGACGACCGCGACGACGTCATCTGCGTCGGCTCGCTCAAGGAGCTGTCCCAGTACGTCGGGCGCGACCTGTCCGGGCTGGACCCGCACCGTCCCTTCATCGACGAGATCACCTTCGAGCGGAACGGCCACATCTACCACCGCGTCCCCGAGGTGGCCGACGCCTGGCTGGACTCGGGCTCGATGCCCTTCGCACAGTGGGGCTACCCGCACGTGCCCGGTTCTGAGGAGAAGTTCCTGGCCCACTACCCGGCCGACTTCATCTGCGAGGCCATCGACCAGACCCGCGGCTGGTTCTACACGCTGATGGCGGTCGGCACCCTGGTCTTCGACCAGTCGTCGTACAAGAACGTGCTCTGCCTGGGCCACATCCTGGCGGCCGACGGCCGCAAGATGAGTAAGCATCTGGGCAACATCCTGCTGCCCATCCCGCTGATGGACAAGCACGGGGCGGACGCCGTGCGCTGGTTCATGGCCGCCGACGGCTCCCCGTGGAGCGCACGAAGGGTGGGCGATGACACGATCCAGGAGACGGTCCGCAAGATCCTGCTCACCTACTGGAACACCGTCTCTTTCCACGCTCTCTACGCCCGGGCGAATGACTGGAGCCCTGCAGCGGCCACCGCGGGCGAAGGCGATTGTGCGCAGACTGGTGCGCCGAGGGGGCTCGGGGGGGTCGTCCCCCCCGCTCTGGAGGATCGCCACGTCCTGGACCGGTGGCTGACGTCGGCGACCAATGTCCTTGTCCGTGACGTCACCGCCTCGCTCAACGACTTCAACACCCAGCACGCCGGCGCTCTCATCCAGGAGTTCATCGACGAGCTGTCGAACTGGTACGTTCGCCGGTCCCGTCGCCGCTTCTGGGACGGGGATCCCAGCGCCCTGTGGACCCTTCACGAGACGCTGAACGTGCTGACCCGGCTGATGGCCCCGATGGTTCCGTTCATCACCGAGCGGGTCTGGCAGGACCTCTTCGTCCCCACGGATCCGAACGCACCCGAGTCGGTGCACCTGGCCTCCTGGCCGGTCGCCGACGAGTCGGTCATCGATGAGGATCTGGATCACGCGATGGATCTGGCCCGCCGCGTCGTCGAGCTGGGACGCGGCGCCCGCGCCGAGGCGAAGATGAAGGTGCGCCAGCCGCTGAGCCGGGCCCTCATCGCCGGTTCGGCTCTGGCCAAGCTGGACGAGCCGCTGCAGGCCGAGATCCGCGCCGAGCTCAACATCGGCGCCCTGGAGGCATTCGGCTCCTCGGGCGACCTGGTGGATCACTCCGCCAAGGGGAACTTCCGGTCACTGGGCAAGCGCTTCGGCAAGGCGACGCCGAAGGTCGCCGCCGCCGTGGCGGCCTGCGACGCCTCCATGCTGGCCACTGAGCTGGCCGCGGGCCACGAGGTGACCCTCGACGTCCCGGAGGCTGAGGGCGGGAAGGCCACCATCGGCGCCGACGACGTCATCATCTCCGAGCGGCCCCGCGAGGGCTGGAGTGTGGTCAACGAGCAGGGCGAGACCGTCGCCCTGGATCTGGAGATCACCCCCGAACTGGCGCGCGCCGGCCTGGCCCGCGAGGCCGTCCGGTTCATCCAGGACACCCGCAAGCACGTCGGTCTGGAGGTCTCCGACCGGATCTCTCTGACCTGGCACGCCGACGGCGACCTGGCCGAGGCGATCCGCGATCACGCCGGTGAGATCGCCGACGAGGTGCTGGCCACGTCGATGGGGGAGGGAACTCCCGACGACGCCTGGGCCACCGAGCCCGATCTCGGCCTGTCGATCAGCGTCGTCAAGGCCTGA
- a CDS encoding HAD family hydrolase, with protein sequence MFIATDLDGTLLTPSGTISARSAAAIAAAEEAGVPVVPVTARQLYGLDDLRSRLGRWALCSNGAVCWDLHAETVLFHLETSAEVASTFARELLAVEPRTRFASIQRDGAFFASQAGYADLCVFTDHHRDPADMPRLGIEEVVGAPTLKLVARHPSLSVQELAAVARRLPSASAVHITSSGAGMLEISAAGVTKSAGLQVFADHLGMTGADAVAFGDGENDVEMLRWAGRSWAVANAVPAALEAAGKIAGSNAEDGVAQVIEELLEQRNATVA encoded by the coding sequence ATGTTCATCGCCACCGATCTTGACGGCACCCTGCTCACCCCCTCGGGCACCATCTCGGCACGCTCGGCCGCCGCCATCGCCGCCGCCGAGGAGGCCGGCGTCCCCGTGGTGCCGGTCACCGCCCGCCAGCTCTACGGCCTGGACGACCTGCGCTCCCGGCTGGGCCGCTGGGCGCTGTGCAGCAACGGCGCGGTGTGCTGGGACCTGCACGCCGAGACCGTGCTCTTCCACCTGGAGACCAGTGCCGAGGTGGCCTCCACCTTCGCCCGCGAGCTGCTCGCCGTCGAGCCCCGGACCCGTTTCGCCTCCATCCAGCGCGACGGCGCCTTCTTCGCCTCCCAGGCCGGGTACGCCGACCTGTGCGTGTTCACCGACCACCACCGCGACCCCGCCGACATGCCCAGGCTCGGCATCGAGGAGGTCGTGGGGGCCCCGACCCTCAAGCTGGTGGCGCGCCATCCGAGCCTCTCGGTACAGGAGCTGGCCGCGGTGGCCCGCCGGCTGCCCAGCGCCTCGGCGGTGCACATCACCAGTTCCGGCGCCGGGATGCTGGAGATCAGCGCCGCCGGGGTGACGAAGTCCGCGGGGCTGCAGGTGTTCGCCGACCACCTCGGCATGACCGGCGCCGACGCGGTGGCCTTCGGGGACGGGGAGAACGACGTCGAGATGCTGCGATGGGCCGGGAGATCCTGGGCGGTGGCCAATGCCGTCCCGGCCGCCCTGGAGGCCGCCGGGAAGATCGCCGGCTCGAACGCCGAGGACGGCGTCGCCCAGGTCATCGAGGAGCTTCTGGAGCAGCGGAACGCGACAGTCGCCTGA
- a CDS encoding HAD family hydrolase — translation MLIATDLDGTLVRSDNTISPRALKAIAAAEEAGVPVVPVTGRQFGGLRDILGAFSRYALVNNGSMGVDLADGQRTMFCETTPAATVAAFVDAVREYSPKASFAAVREEGRVFAHTDGYLELTRPDELIKDPAEYRRVEVAEIGTQDCLKLMVRSAEMPLEEFVARTLGLGVAGAHTSWSGFPMVEMCADGLTKATGLDRLTRLLGMTRADVVALGDGGNDVEMLGWAGRSFAMADGQQVARDAATDVAPPADEDGFAQVVESLLETL, via the coding sequence GTGCTCATCGCCACCGATCTCGACGGGACCCTCGTCCGCTCCGACAACACCATCTCACCGCGGGCTCTGAAGGCCATCGCCGCGGCCGAGGAGGCGGGGGTGCCGGTGGTGCCGGTGACCGGTCGCCAGTTCGGCGGGCTGCGGGACATCCTCGGCGCCTTCTCCCGGTACGCCCTGGTGAACAACGGGTCGATGGGCGTCGACCTGGCCGACGGGCAGCGGACCATGTTCTGCGAGACCACCCCGGCCGCCACCGTGGCGGCATTCGTGGACGCTGTGCGCGAGTACTCCCCGAAAGCCTCCTTCGCCGCGGTGCGCGAGGAGGGCCGGGTCTTCGCCCACACCGACGGCTATCTGGAACTCACCCGCCCCGACGAGCTCATCAAGGACCCGGCCGAGTACCGGCGGGTCGAGGTCGCCGAGATCGGGACCCAGGACTGCCTCAAGCTCATGGTGCGCAGCGCCGAGATGCCCCTCGAGGAGTTCGTCGCGCGCACCCTGGGGCTGGGGGTCGCCGGCGCCCACACCTCATGGTCCGGCTTCCCGATGGTCGAGATGTGCGCCGACGGGCTCACCAAGGCCACCGGGCTGGATCGTCTCACCCGGCTGCTCGGGATGACGAGGGCCGATGTCGTGGCCCTTGGGGATGGCGGAAACGACGTCGAGATGCTCGGCTGGGCGGGGCGCTCCTTCGCGATGGCCGACGGCCAGCAGGTGGCCAGGGACGCCGCCACCGACGTCGCCCCGCCGGCCGACGAGGACGGCTTCGCCCAGGTCGTCGAGTCCCTTCTGGAGACCCTCTGA
- a CDS encoding Gfo/Idh/MocA family protein: MDTIGWGIAGTGRIARTVLPDFAHVPEARVAAVASRTQEHADSLVGLAESTLPGQPRPKAYSSYARMMEDPDVDAVYVATPHPQHKPIALAALAAGKAVLVEKSFAATYAGAGQIVAAARDRGLFAMEGIWSRFLPVIREMDLAVEAGEIGEVTSVQGDLFALRDFDPEDRLFNPQLGGGATLDLGVYAINFAVGHLGCPIRVTASGSLFPNGVDSDVAMLLEHRGQRTATLAVSLRADGPGRMTINGTNGWIEVEPRFHHPSRIVVHRRGVIPQVHEAPQMGRGYAHEFIEVGRCLREGLTESAIMPLDDTLAVSKVMQSALEQVGVTHHDDEELPHG, translated from the coding sequence ATGGACACGATCGGATGGGGTATCGCGGGCACCGGGCGGATCGCTCGCACCGTCCTGCCCGATTTCGCCCATGTCCCGGAGGCGCGAGTGGCCGCCGTGGCGTCCCGCACACAGGAGCACGCCGACTCTCTGGTCGGCCTGGCGGAGTCCACCCTGCCCGGCCAGCCGCGGCCGAAGGCCTACTCCTCCTACGCCCGGATGATGGAGGACCCCGACGTCGACGCCGTCTACGTCGCCACTCCCCATCCCCAGCACAAGCCGATCGCGCTGGCGGCCCTGGCCGCCGGAAAGGCCGTCCTGGTGGAGAAGTCCTTCGCCGCCACCTACGCCGGCGCAGGACAGATCGTCGCTGCGGCCAGGGACCGGGGCCTGTTCGCCATGGAGGGCATCTGGAGCCGGTTCCTGCCGGTGATCCGCGAGATGGATCTGGCGGTGGAGGCCGGGGAGATCGGCGAGGTGACGTCGGTCCAGGGAGATCTCTTCGCGCTGCGGGACTTCGACCCTGAGGACCGCCTCTTCAACCCCCAGCTCGGCGGCGGCGCCACCCTAGATCTCGGCGTCTACGCCATCAACTTCGCCGTAGGCCACCTGGGCTGCCCCATCCGGGTGACGGCGTCGGGCAGCCTGTTCCCCAACGGCGTCGACTCCGACGTGGCCATGCTGTTGGAGCACCGCGGGCAGCGCACCGCCACCCTGGCGGTGTCCCTGCGGGCCGACGGGCCCGGGCGCATGACCATCAACGGCACCAATGGCTGGATCGAGGTGGAGCCGCGGTTCCACCACCCGAGCCGGATCGTGGTTCACCGCCGCGGCGTCATCCCGCAGGTCCATGAGGCCCCGCAGATGGGCCGCGGATACGCCCACGAGTTCATCGAGGTGGGCCGATGCCTCAGAGAAGGGCTCACCGAGAGCGCCATCATGCCGCTGGACGACACCCTGGCGGTGTCGAAGGTAATGCAATCAGCACTTGAACAGGTGGGGGTCACCCACCACGACGACGAGGAACTACCACATGGTTGA